The genomic window CGGCGGAGGTCGGGAGTATGGAATCGTTGAAGCGGCGCATATTGCAGGAAGGGATCGTATGCTCAGAGCAAGTGTTGAAACTGGATTCGCTCTTGAATCATCAAGTCGATCCGGCTGTCATCCTGGAAGCGGGGAGAGCATTCGCAGCCCTCTTCAAGGACGAGCAGCTCACAAAGATCGTCACGATCGAATCATCGGGCATATCCGTAGCGTTCGCTACCGCATGCGAGCTCGGCGTGCCGCTGCTGTTCGCCCGTCGGAAAAAAACGTTGACGACGGATGAAGATGTATATTGCGAACGCGTACCGTCCTTTACGAAAGGAATCGTAACCGATATTATGATATCCCGGCAGTTTCTCGGGCCGGATGACAGAGTGGCGGTCATTGACGATATCATAG from Xylanibacillus composti includes these protein-coding regions:
- a CDS encoding xanthine phosphoribosyltransferase, coding for MESLKRRILQEGIVCSEQVLKLDSLLNHQVDPAVILEAGRAFAALFKDEQLTKIVTIESSGISVAFATACELGVPLLFARRKKTLTTDEDVYCERVPSFTKGIVTDIMISRQFLGPDDRVAVIDDIIANGDAARGVLRIIEKSGATLAGMGVVVEKSFQAGARTLREQGVRVESLVKIKSLADGKIELE